The Lycium barbarum isolate Lr01 chromosome 4, ASM1917538v2, whole genome shotgun sequence nucleotide sequence GCGTTACATTTATACTGTTATACTTCATATTCGAGTAATAACATTTAGTTCTAAAAATGATATTATAACATATTTTTTATATAGAGGGATCAAAATGTGCTTAGACAAAAATCAGAAGGATCAAAATACAGTTAAGTTATTTCATTTGATGAAAATATATACGCACCTCAAATGCTGGCTCTACTTCTAAGATCACTAAATATGGCCATGCGAAATCATTTTCTTAACTTCTTAATTCATTTTGCACCTTTTATTGTCATATGGAGATTATCAATGCCGAAAACACCTCATAATCCGCCATTGAAGGCTGTGAAATACGGAAAAACAAGTACTACTTCTTCCTCACAAAGAGAAACAAACCTCGTTGATCTGCCAATCGACATTATAATCAATATCCTCAACAGATTTCCACTAAAATCTCTCTTTCAATTCCATTTCGTCTGCAGAATGTGGCGTGCGTTGTTATACACACCTAAAATCGTTTGTTAATTATGTGAACCAACTTTTTGATAAAAAATACACACTGCAGATGAAAAGTGATGTTTCATGCCAAAGTGATGTGGTTTGGAAATTTAAGATTCCAATTGAATTGCAATCTCTAGATTTCATGCTATTGGAACCTGTTAATGGAATACTCTGCATTTGTGGACCTTTAAAGTCCCATGTTTCTTATGCGTACTTGTGGAACCCTTTAACTAATGAATTCAAAGCTTTGCCTAGACCAATTGTTCATATGGGATATGTTGCTGATAACTTTGGCTTTGGCTTTGTTCCTAATAGCAATGATTACAAAGTAGTGAGGGTGCTTCAACATGAGAGAAAACACGATGCGTGGATTGAAATTTACTCTTTGAATTGCAATTCTTGGAGACGTGTTAGGGACTCGTGCTCGAGTAGTGAAATCACTGGAAATGAGAGTGAAGGGAGTCTCAATCGCTATGTCGGGAGTTTTTCGGTGTTTAGGGACTTGAGACATTTTCCAGGTGATGGTGATTTAACTGTTGATCTGGAGAAAGAAGTGATTACTGAGGTGGATTATAAGTACGTATCATCCAAATTCCCCTTCGTCGAAAATTATACTGTATATAGAagattaaaattattattttttatgtaaatatagtagatgttgaatcctcTTAGCTTCTTCCacttatttctttatattttgaatgcCCTTAGTAACAATTTTGGCTCCGCCATTGATCCATTGTGTTTATGACATTTCTTATGGATTCCAGGATTCAGTTTATTGACTTGAAAACACAACTAAATAATCGTGATggctttatttttatttaacaGATAGAAGCGTTGTAAAGCAGTCACTTGGAAGAATGAAAGAAATGCTATATATTTGAAATTTCCTGAAGATGATCTGGTTCTATGCGACAACGATGACGGACGGAGATATTCATCAAGATTCGATTTCACTGGGAGCCTTGTTTCACTCGACAGAGATCACGTCAATCTTGGCTAATAGGTGTGAATCCTTTTGAATCTTCTCAGAATTTGGATTCAAGTCATATACACTAACTGTGTAACACTCTTTTACATTGTCGGTGCATAGTGCTTAAATTATTGAATTTTGCTTTTCGTCCCAAATGTTTTTGGAGCTGTGTTGTCAAAGACTCATTTAAGGCCCGCCTAAGCTCTGAAGGTTAGACAAGCTCAGGGAGGGCATTTTGCTTCGCTTAAGCTACGGTTCAGTGTAGGCAATGCACTAAAGGGTGTGCCTCATCTCCCAAGAGTTTTATCTTTAACAAAGTGACCCTAAACAATAAATATAACCAGCAAAATAGATATATTAATCGTTAAGGAAAATATTATAAAGGGTTGCACCTTTGTTTACTAAAACCTTGCTTACTTTCTCCATATAGCATTCAGACCGAATGACTCTATGAAATTACGTTGATACTTCCACATATTATGGTTAATGTAAAAGATGTCTCTTTTTTATCCCAAGGAATCTTTAGAATACACACTGCTTAACTTTCAATTCGCCTCTAACCATCAAATAAAATGTGAATAACTCGTCTTCCTCTCTTTGAAAAAATGGGCGCTTAAAGCCCTAGTAGACCTGGAGTGCTTTCTAAAGGTTATagcctttgacaacactgtttCTGGAGAGCATAATTTTTGTTCTACTGATTAAGAAGCTTCTAGTGGTATTTTTCCTGTTTTTTGCAGATGCAGCTAATTGTGGATTACACTGCAGATGCAGCTAATGATCATAAACAATATAGAGTGGTTCCTTTTTTGGAAATCTCTAACAAGTGATTGGAGCTTATTATTTGTAAACATTAGATCCTTATACTTCTTGAAGTTTTCCTAGTGCCAATAACAGAGAAACTTTTAGCACTTCTAGATGATCCTCTTGATGCTTGTACATACTTTAGTTGGTTAAATGTCGACTCGCAAtacaaatatttttcacttttataATTTGCATCTAGTTCTTGTAGCTAGTGGTAGATTTCTTAAGTCTTGTACAGAATAATTTGCATGTATTAACTTCTGTTGTATTTACAACTCGAGAAATGTGTGTTTGTTGAGAACTTCACTATTGGAGAAAATAATTGAGTCCCGAGACTTTGATGCAACGTGGCACTTCCTTGACGATGATATATACAACAACGACTAAAGCTCAATCTCAAACAAGCTGTGGTCTGGTACTGGAACTGTTCATAGTACCTCAATGAAAGTATGTACAGAAAACTCTAGTTCTCTGTGCTTAGAATCATAAATCTTCTTCATGTGATTCTGTCCTGCTTCAATCTTCTCCCTGTCGTACATCCTTATAAGATGTGAGCTAGCAATTGTTGTTCCAGGACTCTAGAATCATTTCAAGAAGTAATGTTAGGTATGAGAAAGATTGGAATTTGATTTCTCATAAGGTTACTCAACTATCGTAATTATAACACAAAAGTCAATTAACTTTGTTTTGTAACTGGAAAGTCACTCAACTGTCATCtttgtaacacaaaagtcacttaactttgttttagaaagtcactcaacttttatctttgtaacacaaaagtcattcaactcattttagtcaacttttgttgacgtgatatttttttaaaagttaaatccTTATTTAATATAAACCACCCATTTTTACCATTTAATGATCCGTCCCACTAAACCGACCCGCTATCCAAATTTTTATAACAACACACTAAAGACTGAAATTTTACTAGTAATTTTTTACTGGTAACATGACTGGATTCTCCTCCCTACTCAAGCCTTAAAATTTTGCCTCAAGTTCATCTGGTTACTATGACACCACTGCTAAGATATTTGCAAGTAGTAACAGTTCTTCAAGGAATTTTATATATTCAATTCACAAAATATTAAGTAAATCAACTGAGTCTAGTTGTAACTTTGATCTTCTTTTCATTTATGATGTATTCAGAATACAATTCCCTTAAGCAAGTAGCTTGAATTTTACAAAGAATACCATAAGAAGTTGGTAGTGATTGCAGGGAAAGTAAATGCCACATGGATAATCAACATTTCAATCACTTAGTTAATGTTGGAGCCAGGAAGTAGTGATTTTGTTCAAAACTACTATATTAATCATCTGCTCTACAAAATTTACACTACTGATCAGTTCTCAGACATCCTCATCAAGTCCTGCACTAAATTCATTGGATAGCATGTCAGGTTAGTGGGGCGGGTCACTAAATAGTCaaaatggtgagtttatattagaTAAGGATTTAACTTCTTAAAAATGACACGTCAGCAAAAGTTCACCAAAACGAGCTGAATGACTTTTGTGTTACAAAGATGAAAGGTGAGTGACTTTCCAGTTACAAAacaaagttaagtgacttttgtgttacaaTTGCGATAGTTGAGTGACCTTCTAAGAAATCAACTCCAAAGATTGAGATCATCATGCTAGACTTTGGAGGGAGATTCAGCACTTTTGAcagcctatgttgctcggactcttcaaaaatgttatTGCACCTGTATCGGATCCATCAAAATGCATTTACTTTTgtaggatccgacacgcacccctTGACATTTTTTAAGATTTCGAGAAACATGAGATAAAATTATATGAGACTTGGGTGATTCTGCTCTGCCTAAACCTTGATGGGATAGTCGACGTTAGTAACAAGCGGTTTTGGTCaccccacacacacacaaaaaaaaaagatgtactTTTATTGTTATCATTATGTTGTATGCATAAATTGTGAATGAAGAAAATTTCTTTGATTTTGCTTACATATTTTCACTTTTCAAATGGTTTGCTTTTAGACGATTTAATTAAGCTATCCATTAAACATTAGCTGATGAAAAGTGTAGCTGATTCGTGAATTTCAAGAATTCAATTTGATTATTTCATACTACtgaattcaaattcaaattcattATTTCATACTACGTAATGAGAATAAGTCGATATAATCATCATATTACATTCAACATCTCAATTTATAAGAGCTTTTCTATTTGGAACTTTTTGGAAAATTTTACACTATTTCACTAATAatatttgtatacggtaaaaaccggacgcgaggcaaaccggtggagcgaggggccgactgatctgccttcttcgtcaatggaacgaccaagcccggtgacccaaGCATTCGTGGATGTTGGTCCAAGCATTCGTGGATGTTGgtccgagcattcgtggccgttggtccgagtagccgttggtccgggtggccgttggtccgggtggccgttgcacgcgggtcacgcgccagtaacgtcctgtcctggtcaactacccaccatgcgtgtgtcagacggcgccgtcagtctaatcccaccaaatccgtgcagagctgtccttgttgatattattttattagctcacatcatatgagacccatggaggtcacactataaatagagcgcATCCCTCTCCTTTGCAGGGGCTGGCTCCCCGGGATCAacaacatttttgtactagaagatatatacaaatctctctctcaatattagattttggtccggaatcattgtgttcatctctattacttgttcaaacaaataatacttatatgttagtagatgtataaatccacagtggtcctctaagcatcatcgttttcttcacatcttaaccatacgaatcttgtatccaccaaatatatcgagattcaaacacatatcctatacccgcgtacaaattcaattgatttaccaAATTTGGGGtgaacagtttggcgcccaccgtggggctaggataatagtggtctttgatcttgatctctatcttacccatcaaaatcggaAACATCTGCTGTCCGTCTCGGaagaaacggaccaaatggctaacagtgggcaatctggtcacgtcaacaacaacgagatcatggccgaaaatgaaggcagcgggccgggaggattgccaaaccccattgaccctttaaatactaacaattcgattactttgtccgggacacaagtccggaaagaaccggataccccgaatgataatattgacttgcgtttaatttttgaaatgttgcaggaacagagagcggcgattgctgaACAGGGAAT carries:
- the LOC132638753 gene encoding putative F-box protein At3g16210 — protein: MKSDVSCQSDVVWKFKIPIELQSLDFMLLEPVNGILCICGPLKSHVSYAYLWNPLTNEFKALPRPIVHMGYVADNFGFGFVPNSNDYKVVRVLQHERKHDAWIEIYSLNCNSWRRVRDSCSSSEITGNESEGSLNRYVGSFSVFRDLRHFPGDGDLTVDLEKEVITEVDYK